The Oncorhynchus masou masou isolate Uvic2021 chromosome 31, UVic_Omas_1.1, whole genome shotgun sequence genome includes a region encoding these proteins:
- the LOC135524143 gene encoding nuclear factor of activated T-cells, cytoplasmic 3-like: MTTVNCSGNEELDFRLIFGEDAQQLGPAGPDPGDSTPYYTTQSMVNQPIGQAQDLQQSQQHHQAASQQAPLQTYGNYHPSSSYEVHSSRYCPMGHLPKAFDCPSIQITSISHSHQELGSSQDAVPISGADGGGECGRERSWSRDHLYLSLDPCYRDSSSLNPSPCSSLSSRSWLSDVSSCESFSHVYDDVEAELNEAAARFTMGSPLASPLASPGCSPQGQAAGGFGVELWQQQYFMNTHSLSPHQSPRQSPRQSPCHSPRNSVTDENWLNPRPTSRSGSRPTSPCGKRRHSSADVYGQGPSPSPSPHQSPCPTPSHSPRGSVTEDTWAVGSPGAMGALLYNLPEVDVPSKTRRTSQQAHMGLLHGQGDSGLVPEDQGVVLPHLDSPADESGSTLKQDGLFEELFLSVPSHFTWNKPKPGNIPLFRTSSLPPLDWPLPSQFGQCELKVDVQPRGHHRAHYETEGSRGAVKAASGGHPVVKLIGYNEKPVNLQIFIGTADDRYLRPHVFYQVHRVTGKTVATACQESVISSTKVLEISLLPENKMSTSIDCAGILKLRNSDIELRKGETDIGRKNTRVRVAFRVNIPQPSGKVLCLQAASIPVECSQRSATDLPQMQSCSPLSCLVSGGGEMVITGSNISPESKVIFLEKGTDGRTQWEVDGKVIRDKSKRSRIVVEIPTYHNTTVSSAVQVQFYVCNGKRRRSQRQNFTYLAGASPHHYPTASDHAVVAPRVKQELTDSTYLSTCNNLPGLYPTSSKQNSSDGAFSQDRPLYGSSGGHPVPCGPPSQPAYTPSGSSPLQHSPHLHSYSPSMGYQRISPMHTPDSMLPPRTKPVYQATQHNVPYSGQASSPMRPGPAAFQVIRPQSAQPRPAVSSPHRESVMYQSLIGPDLSVASLQSARTHTQNATQLQSLKYHFSHSDSDLAALQAEFNLSYHSDKNLPASYSPTPGVAATCSTSPLASASSGGPLRHLSPSSAQGLASGIDPQECPPAPHSLFSNDRGRVNIKQEPEEKLPLGSMGLQEITLDDVNEIIDRDISQLGGGAAESNQPEQDTYGWDTVILQ, translated from the exons ATGACTACTGTAAATTGTAGCGGCAATGAGGAACTGGACTTCAGACTTATTTTCGGAGAGGACGCGCAACAGCTAGGCCCCGCAG GTCCAGACCCTGGTGACAGCACGCCATACTATACCACCCAGTCTATGGTCAATCAGCCTATTGGCCAGGCCCAAGACTTACAACAGAGCCAGCAGCACCACCAGGCTGCTTCTCAACAAGCGCCTCTCCAAACCTATGGTAACTACCACCCCAGCTCCAGCTATGAAGTTCACAGTTCCAGATACTGTCCCATGGGACACCTCCCCAAGGCGTTCGACTGCCCAAGCATCCAGATCACATCTATCAGTCACAGTCACCAAGAGCTGGGCTCCAGCCAGGATGCCGTGCCCATCAGCGGGGCAGACGGCGGGGGTGAGTGCGGTCGTGAACGGTCCTGGTCCAGGGATCACCTCTACCTATCCCTGGACCCCTGTTACAGGGACTCATCGTCCCTGAACCCCAGCCCTTGCAGCAGCCTGTCCTCCAGGAGCTGGCTGTCCGACGTGTCCTCCTGCGAGTCCTTCTCACACGTTTACGACGACGTGGAGGCTGAGCTGAACGAGGCCGCCGCCCGATTCACCATGGGTTCCCCGCTGGCCTCTCCCCTGGCCTCCCCTGGCTGCTCCCCACAAGGCCAGGCCGCGGGGGGATTCGGGGTAGAGCTGTGGCAGCAGCAGTACTTCATGAACACGCACTCCCTCTCGCCCCACCAGTCCCCTCGCCAGTCGCCCCGTCAGTCCCCCTGTCACTCTCCGCGCAACAGCGTCACAGACGAGAACTGGCTTAACCCGCGCCCCACCTCCAGGTCCGGCTCAAGGCCCACATCACCTTGTGGGAAGAGACGACACTCCAGCGCAGACGTCTACGGACAGGGAccttccccctccccatcccctcatcAGTCCCCCTGCCCCACCCCCAGCCACTCTCCCAGGGGCAGCGTAACAGAGGACACATGGGCGGTTGGAAGCCCTGGTGCCATGGGGGCCCTCCTGTACAACCTCCCTGAGGTAGATGTTCCCTCCAAAACCAGGAGGACCTCTCAGCAGGCTCACATGGGTCTACTGCATGGACAGGGAGACTCAGGGCTGGTGCCCGAAGACCAAGGAGTCGTGTTGcctcacctggactcacctgcGGATGAGTCTGGGTCTACTCTAAAACAGGATGGCCTTTTTGAAGAACTCTTTCTCTCAGTTCCCTCACACTTCACCTGGAACAAACCCAAACCTGGCAACATACCCCTTTTCAG GACCTCCTCCCTACCCCCACTGGACTGGCCCCTGCCCAGCCAGTTTGGCCAGTGCGAGTTGAAGGTGGATGTGCAGCCACGGGGCCACCACAGGGCCCACTACGAGACAGAGGGGAGTCGGGGGGCCGTCAAGGCTGCCTCAGGAGGACACCCTGTAGTCAAG CTCATTGGATACAACGAGAAGCCAGTCAACCTGCAGATTTTCATTGGAACGGCAGACGATCGGTACTTGAGACCACATGTTTTCTACCAGGTGCACAGAGTAACGGGAAAGACGGTGGCTACTGCTTGCCAGGAAAGCGTAATAAGCAGTACAAAGGTTCTGGAAATCTCTCTCCTCCCCGAAAACAAAATGTCCACCAG TATTGACTGTGCAGGCATCCTGAAGCTGAGGAACTCTGACATTGAGCTCAGGAAGGGGGAGACTGACATCGGGAGGAAGAACACGCGTGTGCGAGTGGCATTCCGTGTGAATATCCCTCAGCCCAGCGGCAAGGTCCTGTGTCTGCAAGCTGCCTCTATTCCTGTGGAGTGCT CCCAGCGCTCGGCCACAGACCTTCCCCAGATGCAGAGCTGCAGTCCCCTCAGCTGCTTGGTCAGTGGGGGTGGGGAGATGGTAATTACTGGCTCCAACATATCCCCCGAGTCAAAGGTCATCTTCCTGGAGAAAGGCACTG ATGGACGCACACAGTGGGAAGTTGACGGAAAAGTTATTCGAGACAAGAGTAAAAGA TCCAGAATCGTGGTTGAGATTCCTACCTACCACAACACCACTGTGAGCTCTGCAGTCCAGGTGCAGTTCTACGTGTGCAacgggaagaggagaagaagccAAAGGCAAAACTTCACATACTTGGCTGGTGCTTCTCCACACCATTATCCCACTGCCAGTGACCATGCAGTTGTGGCTCCTCGGGTGAAGCAGGAGCTCACTGACTCAACCTATCTGTCTACTTGCAACAATCTCCCTGGCCTATATCCAACAAGCAGCAAGCAGAATTCTTCTGACGGGGCCTTCTCTCAGGACAGGCCCTTGTATGGTTCCTCTGGTGGTCACCCTGTGCCTTGTGGTCCGCCCTCCCAGCCAGCATACACTCCCTCAGGCTCCTCGCCTCTTCAGCACTCCCCTCACCTCCACAGCTACAGTCCCAGTATGGGATACCAGCGGATAAGCCCTATGCATACACCTGATTCAATGCTACCCCCTCGGACAAAGCCTGTCTACCAGGCCACACAACATAATGTGCCTTATAGTGGCCAGGCCAGCTCTCCCATGAGACCTGGTCCTGCCGCATTCCAGGTCATTCGACCTCAATCTGCCCAGCCCAGGCCAGCTGTCTCCAGCCCTCATAGGGAAAGTGTGATGTACCAGAGCCTCATTGGACCTGATCTCTCTGTTGCCTCTCTCCAGTCTGCCAGAACCCACACCCAGAATGCAACCCAGCTGCAGTCTCTAAAATACCACTTTTCCCACTCAGACTCTGACCTAGCGGCTCTACAGGCTGAGTTTAATCTGAGCTACCATTCTGACAAAAACTTGCCTGCTTCGTATTCTCCCACTCCTGGAGTAGCAGCAACCTGCTCCACCTCCCCGTTAGCATCAGCCTCCTCTGGGGGTCCCCTGAGGCACCTGTCCCCCAGCAGCGCTCAGGGGCTGGCCTCTGGTATCGACCCCCAGGAGTGTCCCCCGGCACCCCACTCCCTCTTCTCAAACGACAGAGGGAGGGTGAACATCAAGCAGGAACCAGAGGAGAAGCTGCCTCTTGGCTCCATGGGACTCCAGGAGATCACACTAGATGATG